The proteins below come from a single Streptomyces sp. M92 genomic window:
- the mycP gene encoding type VII secretion-associated serine protease mycosin: MNTNGTRTTGALSLLLAAALVLVPAPAAHADGIRAQQWSLDAMHTAKAWQTTKGAGVTVAVLDTGVEADHPDLAGNVLTGKDLVGFGASEGDRAWARHGTAMAGIIAGHGHGPGNSEGVMGIAPEAKILPLRVILEDGDPSRAKARKTRGNALAEGIRWAADHGADIINLSLGDDSASAHPEPAEDEAIQYALKKGVVVVASAGNGGEKGDHISYPAAYPGVIAATAVDRYGTRASFSTRRWYATVSAPGVDVIIADPDHRYYEGWGTSAASAFVSGAAALVKSAHPDLTPAQVKSLLEDTARNAPAGGRDDSRGYGFVDPAAAIEAAGRLKPQGLRSAAYGDKYFGAGPDAPASDDDTSAWAAPLAGGAGGVMIVAAVVLWRGRRERYDDF; this comes from the coding sequence GTGAACACGAACGGAACCCGTACGACGGGAGCCCTCAGCCTCCTCCTCGCCGCCGCCCTCGTCCTGGTCCCGGCACCGGCCGCGCACGCCGACGGCATCCGCGCCCAGCAGTGGTCCCTGGACGCCATGCACACCGCGAAGGCGTGGCAGACCACCAAGGGCGCCGGCGTCACCGTCGCCGTCCTGGACACCGGCGTCGAGGCCGACCACCCGGACCTGGCCGGCAACGTTCTCACCGGCAAGGATCTGGTCGGCTTCGGCGCGAGCGAGGGCGACCGCGCCTGGGCCCGGCACGGCACCGCCATGGCCGGGATCATCGCCGGTCACGGCCACGGGCCCGGCAACTCCGAGGGCGTCATGGGCATCGCCCCGGAGGCGAAGATCCTGCCCCTGCGGGTGATCCTGGAGGACGGCGACCCCTCCCGCGCCAAGGCACGCAAGACCCGCGGCAACGCCCTCGCCGAAGGCATCCGCTGGGCCGCCGACCACGGCGCCGACATCATCAACCTCTCCCTGGGCGACGACTCGGCCTCCGCCCACCCCGAGCCCGCCGAGGACGAGGCCATCCAGTACGCCCTGAAGAAGGGCGTGGTCGTCGTCGCCTCGGCCGGCAACGGCGGCGAGAAGGGCGACCACATCTCCTACCCGGCGGCCTACCCGGGCGTCATCGCCGCCACCGCCGTCGACCGCTACGGCACCCGCGCCTCCTTCTCCACCCGCCGCTGGTACGCCACGGTCAGCGCCCCCGGCGTCGACGTGATCATCGCCGACCCCGACCACCGCTACTACGAGGGCTGGGGAACCAGTGCCGCCTCCGCCTTCGTCTCCGGCGCCGCCGCCCTGGTGAAGTCGGCCCACCCGGACCTCACCCCGGCCCAGGTCAAGAGCCTCCTGGAGGACACGGCCCGCAACGCCCCGGCCGGGGGCCGCGACGACTCCCGCGGCTACGGCTTCGTCGACCCCGCCGCCGCCATCGAGGCGGCCGGACGGCTGAAACCGCAGGGCCTGAGGTCGGCGGCGTACGGCGACAAGTACTTCGGCGCGGGGCCGGACGCCCCCGCCTCCGACGACGACACCTCGGCCTGGGCGGCCCCGCTGGCGGGCGGCGCGGGCGGCGTCATGATCGTCGCGGCCGTCGTCCTGTGGCGCGGCCGCCGCGAACGCTACGACGACTTCTGA
- a CDS encoding serine hydrolase has protein sequence MWCALVTFGVAGGTAAWTVYWPGHARSGAGGAAPSSASVPAGGEASVKASVKASPEASVEALEPVRDRDPRLASAMSSVAVADGVEVAVAVLDPETGHGASYGTGPFTTASIVKVDILATLLLQAQDAGRTLTAAEKAYAVAMIEKSDNESTSALWESIGKADGLDAANERFGLTATEGGEGPVWGMTQTTPADQVALLRQVFVADGSQLSEASRAYVRGLMERIAPGQRWGVSAAADGSGWALKNGWLRRTTSGLWVVNSIGRVTSGGHDLLVAVVSRGSATMAEGVSLTEEAAKAAVSVFASAGSADQGQKSS, from the coding sequence ATGTGGTGTGCCCTGGTCACGTTCGGTGTCGCAGGCGGCACGGCAGCCTGGACGGTGTACTGGCCGGGGCACGCGCGCTCCGGTGCGGGCGGCGCCGCGCCGTCGTCGGCCTCGGTGCCCGCAGGAGGGGAGGCATCGGTGAAGGCATCGGTGAAGGCATCGCCGGAGGCGTCCGTGGAGGCGCTCGAACCGGTCCGGGACCGAGACCCGCGGTTGGCCTCGGCCATGTCGTCGGTGGCCGTGGCGGACGGCGTCGAGGTGGCGGTGGCGGTGCTCGACCCGGAGACCGGTCATGGTGCCTCGTACGGCACGGGTCCCTTCACCACGGCGAGCATCGTCAAGGTCGACATCTTGGCCACGCTGCTTCTCCAGGCACAGGACGCGGGGCGGACGCTGACCGCCGCGGAGAAGGCGTACGCCGTCGCGATGATCGAGAAGAGCGACAACGAGTCGACGTCCGCGCTCTGGGAGTCGATCGGGAAGGCGGACGGGCTCGACGCGGCCAACGAGCGCTTCGGGCTCACCGCGACCGAGGGCGGGGAGGGCCCGGTGTGGGGGATGACGCAGACGACGCCCGCCGACCAGGTCGCCCTGCTGCGGCAGGTGTTCGTGGCGGACGGTTCGCAGCTGAGCGAGGCGTCGCGGGCGTATGTGCGGGGGCTGATGGAGCGGATAGCCCCTGGGCAGCGCTGGGGGGTGTCGGCGGCGGCCGACGGTTCGGGGTGGGCGCTGAAGAACGGCTGGCTGCGGCGCACCACCAGCGGGCTGTGGGTGGTCAACAGCATCGGCCGGGTCACGTCCGGTGGCCATGACCTCCTGGTCGCGGTGGTGTCGCGGGGCAGCGCGACCATGGCGGAGGGGGTCTCGCTCACCGAGGAGGCGGCGAAGGCGGCGGTGTCCGTGTTCGCCTCGGCGGGCAGCGCCGACCAGGGTCAGAAGTCGTCGTAG
- a CDS encoding 3-oxoacyl-ACP reductase encodes MTEDIICRRLAGRTAVVTGAGSGIGLASARRLASEGAHVVCADVDETRGEAAAEETGGTFVRADVTDPEQVEALFATAYDTYGSVDVAFNNAGISPPDDDSILETGLEAWKRVQDVNLTSVYLCCKAAIPYMRRQGRGSVINTASFVARMGAATSQISYTASKGGVLAMSRELGVQFAREGIRVNALCPGPVNTPLLRELFAKDPERAARRLVHIPLGRFAEAEEIAAAVAFLASDDSSFVNATDFLVDGGISGAYVTPL; translated from the coding sequence ATGACCGAGGACATCATCTGCCGCCGCCTGGCCGGCCGCACCGCCGTCGTCACCGGGGCCGGCAGCGGCATCGGCCTCGCGTCCGCCCGCCGGCTCGCCTCCGAGGGCGCCCACGTCGTCTGCGCCGACGTGGACGAGACCCGGGGCGAGGCGGCGGCCGAGGAGACCGGCGGCACCTTCGTCAGGGCCGACGTGACCGACCCGGAGCAGGTGGAGGCGCTGTTCGCGACGGCGTACGACACCTACGGCAGCGTCGACGTCGCGTTCAACAACGCCGGCATCTCGCCGCCCGACGACGACTCCATCCTGGAGACGGGACTGGAGGCCTGGAAGCGCGTCCAGGACGTCAACCTCACCTCCGTCTACCTGTGCTGCAAGGCCGCCATCCCCTACATGCGGCGCCAGGGCAGGGGCTCCGTCATCAACACCGCGTCGTTCGTCGCGCGGATGGGCGCCGCCACCAGCCAGATCTCGTACACCGCGTCCAAGGGCGGCGTCCTCGCCATGTCCCGGGAGCTGGGCGTGCAGTTCGCCCGCGAGGGCATCCGGGTCAACGCCCTGTGCCCCGGCCCGGTCAACACCCCGCTGCTGCGGGAGCTGTTCGCCAAGGACCCGGAGCGGGCCGCGCGCCGCCTCGTCCACATCCCGCTCGGGCGGTTCGCCGAGGCCGAGGAGATCGCCGCCGCCGTCGCCTTCCTGGCCAGCGACGACTCCTCCTTCGTCAACGCCACCGACTTCCTGGTGGACGGCGGGATCTCCGGGGCGTACGTCACACCGCTGTAG
- a CDS encoding amino acid deaminase/aldolase, which yields MTARAADRARYDRATAHLDAPVAIVDLEAFDANADDLLRRAGGKPVRVASKSVRCRALLERVLVRDGFAGVMSFTLAESLWLARSGFEDVLLAYPSADRARYAELTADPKLAAAVTVMIDDPAQLDLIDAARGGGREVVRVCLELDTSLKLFGGRVRVGARRSPLHSPAEVADVARSVTRRPGFEVVGVMAYEGHVAGVGDAVAGRPLRSRAVRLMQAAARRELAERRAAVVRAVRAVVPGLEFVNGGGTGSVQHTAAEDAVTEIAAGSGLYVPRLFDNYTSFRGRPAALFAQPVVRRPGVGVVTVLGGGYPASGAAGKDRLPVPYLPEGLRYDPQEGAGEVQTPLLGTPADDLLIGDKVWFRHAKAGELCERFDTLHLVEGDAVTATVPTYRGEGHTFL from the coding sequence ATGACCGCACGCGCCGCCGACCGGGCCCGCTACGACCGGGCCACCGCCCATCTGGACGCCCCCGTGGCGATCGTGGACCTGGAGGCCTTCGACGCGAACGCCGACGACCTGCTGCGCCGGGCCGGCGGGAAGCCGGTCCGGGTCGCCAGCAAGTCCGTACGCTGCCGTGCGCTGCTGGAACGGGTCCTGGTCCGGGACGGCTTCGCGGGCGTCATGTCGTTCACGCTGGCCGAGTCCCTGTGGCTGGCGCGCTCCGGTTTCGAGGACGTGCTGCTCGCCTACCCGTCGGCGGACCGCGCCCGGTACGCCGAGCTGACCGCCGATCCCAAGCTCGCCGCAGCCGTGACCGTGATGATCGACGACCCGGCGCAGCTCGACCTGATCGATGCGGCGCGCGGCGGTGGCCGGGAAGTCGTCCGGGTCTGCCTGGAGTTGGACACCTCGCTGAAGCTGTTCGGCGGGCGGGTGCGGGTCGGGGCCCGGCGCTCCCCGCTGCACTCCCCCGCCGAGGTCGCCGACGTGGCCCGTTCGGTGACTCGCCGGCCCGGCTTCGAGGTCGTCGGCGTCATGGCGTACGAGGGGCATGTGGCCGGTGTCGGGGACGCGGTGGCGGGGCGGCCGCTGCGGTCGCGTGCCGTGCGGCTGATGCAGGCCGCCGCCCGCCGGGAACTGGCCGAGCGGCGCGCGGCGGTGGTGCGCGCGGTCCGGGCCGTGGTGCCCGGCCTGGAGTTCGTCAACGGCGGCGGCACGGGCAGCGTGCAGCACACCGCCGCGGAGGACGCGGTCACCGAGATCGCCGCCGGGTCGGGGCTGTACGTGCCGCGGCTGTTCGACAACTACACGTCGTTCCGGGGCCGCCCGGCGGCCCTGTTCGCCCAGCCCGTCGTGCGGCGCCCGGGGGTCGGGGTCGTTACCGTGCTCGGCGGGGGCTACCCCGCCTCCGGTGCGGCCGGGAAGGACCGGCTGCCGGTGCCGTACCTCCCCGAGGGGCTGCGCTACGACCCCCAGGAGGGCGCCGGCGAGGTGCAGACGCCACTGCTCGGCACGCCCGCCGACGATCTGCTCATCGGCGACAAGGTGTGGTTCCGGCATGCCAAGGCCGGCGAGCTGTGCGAACGGTTCGACACCCTGCACCTGGTGGAGGGGGACGCGGTGACGGCGACGGTGCCGACGTACCGGGGCGAGGGGCACACCTTCCTCTGA
- the infC gene encoding translation initiation factor IF-3, producing MSAEPRINDRIRVPEVRLVGPSGEQVGIVPLAKALELAQEYDLDLVEVAANARPPVCKLMDYGKFKYESAMKAREARKNQAHTVIKEMKLRPKIDPHDYDTKKGHVVRFLKQGDKVKITIMFRGREQSRPELGYRLLQRLAEDVADLGFVESNPKQDGRNMIMVLGPHKKKTEAMAEARQAQEARKAEAKANPGKSQNAADTDAVDAEAPAEAPAEA from the coding sequence ATCAGCGCCGAGCCCCGCATCAACGACCGGATTCGCGTTCCCGAGGTGCGACTTGTCGGTCCCAGCGGCGAGCAGGTCGGGATTGTCCCGCTTGCCAAGGCCCTGGAGCTTGCGCAGGAGTACGACCTCGACCTCGTCGAGGTCGCGGCGAACGCCCGTCCGCCCGTGTGCAAGCTCATGGACTACGGGAAGTTCAAGTACGAGTCGGCCATGAAGGCCCGTGAGGCGCGCAAGAACCAGGCGCACACGGTCATCAAGGAGATGAAGCTCCGGCCGAAGATCGACCCGCACGACTATGACACCAAGAAGGGTCACGTCGTCCGGTTCCTCAAGCAGGGCGACAAGGTCAAGATCACGATCATGTTCCGTGGTCGCGAGCAGTCCCGGCCGGAGCTCGGCTACCGGCTGCTGCAGCGTCTCGCGGAGGACGTGGCCGACCTCGGGTTCGTGGAGTCGAACCCGAAGCAGGACGGCCGCAACATGATCATGGTCCTCGGTCCGCACAAGAAGAAGACCGAGGCGATGGCCGAGGCTCGCCAGGCGCAGGAAGCCCGCAAGGCGGAGGCGAAGGCCAACCCCGGCAAGTCGCAGAACGCCGCGGACACCGACGCCGTGGACGCCGAGGCCCCGGCCGAGGCTCCCGCCGAGGCGTGA
- a CDS encoding SseB family protein, which translates to MANKNIPDSAFSDDDGSADPRLSAALAAWAEDRTALAPVLEALKSARLLVPVVAVLGEVEEDDQEGREAPRKGGGGRREGGLRREKTSDMAVPTLKAGGRTALPAFTSTESLARWDPKARPVAVPVPQALQAAAHEKADTVVLDLAGPVPFELTGRVLLALAEGRTTIDPLADPAVADAVRAALAAEPAVLRAHLGPGQADGTLALLLDPGAEPARAARAVAERLAADETLRARLVRGLDLALLPAGATPPGEPLYVRG; encoded by the coding sequence GTGGCGAACAAGAACATCCCCGACTCCGCCTTCTCCGACGACGACGGCTCCGCCGACCCCCGGCTGAGCGCGGCGCTCGCCGCCTGGGCCGAGGACCGCACCGCCCTGGCGCCCGTGCTGGAGGCGCTGAAGAGCGCCCGGCTGCTCGTGCCCGTGGTGGCCGTCCTGGGTGAGGTGGAGGAGGACGATCAAGAGGGGCGCGAAGCTCCTCGGAAGGGCGGTGGTGGGCGACGGGAGGGCGGGCTGCGCCGCGAGAAGACCAGCGACATGGCCGTACCGACGCTGAAGGCCGGCGGCCGGACCGCCCTGCCCGCCTTCACGTCCACCGAGTCGCTCGCCCGCTGGGACCCGAAGGCCCGCCCCGTCGCCGTGCCGGTGCCCCAGGCGCTCCAGGCCGCCGCGCACGAGAAGGCGGACACCGTCGTACTGGACCTGGCCGGACCGGTGCCGTTCGAGCTGACCGGACGGGTGCTGCTCGCGCTGGCCGAGGGACGTACGACGATCGACCCGCTCGCCGACCCGGCCGTCGCCGACGCCGTGCGCGCCGCCCTGGCGGCCGAGCCCGCCGTGCTGCGGGCACACCTCGGGCCGGGGCAGGCCGACGGCACCCTCGCGCTGCTCCTGGACCCCGGGGCCGAACCGGCGCGGGCCGCCCGCGCCGTCGCCGAGCGGCTGGCCGCCGACGAGACGCTGAGGGCCCGCCTGGTGCGCGGCCTCGACCTGGCACTGCTGCCGGCCGGGGCGACGCCGCCCGGCGAGCCCTTGTACGTGCGCGGGTAG
- a CDS encoding aldehyde dehydrogenase family protein, which produces MSEAQPLSDELRVLNPATEEVVATVPAASASDVDAAVVRAARAQTGWAALAPGDRARLLRRFAAVVDGHLEELARLEVMEAGHTVGNARWEAGNVRDLLDYAAGGVERLTGRQIPVAGGLDVTILEPLGVVGVIAPWNFPMPIAAWGTAPALAAGNAVLLKPAETTPLTALRLAELALEAGLPEGLFQVLPGHGPVAGDALVRHPGVAKIVFTGSTAVGRRVAAEGAARLKPVTLELGGKSPNIVFADADLEAAAAATPMSFLDNSGQDCCARTRILVQRTVYDRFLALLAPAIESVRVGDPADEGTDMGPLISRAQLDRVRSYVPDDADAIRGKTPGDGPGFWFPPTVLTGVDAHARVAVEEVFGPVAVVLPFEDEADAVRLANATDYGLSGSLWTRDVGRALRVSSAVRAGNLSVNSHSSVRYWTPFGGFKQSGLGRELGPDALTAFTETKNVFISTEA; this is translated from the coding sequence TTGTCCGAGGCACAGCCGCTCTCCGACGAGCTACGCGTCCTGAACCCGGCGACCGAAGAGGTCGTCGCCACCGTCCCCGCCGCATCGGCGTCCGACGTCGACGCCGCCGTCGTACGGGCCGCCCGGGCGCAGACCGGCTGGGCCGCCCTCGCCCCCGGCGACCGTGCCCGGCTGCTGCGCCGCTTCGCCGCCGTCGTCGACGGCCACCTGGAGGAACTGGCCCGGCTGGAGGTCATGGAGGCCGGGCACACCGTCGGCAACGCCCGCTGGGAGGCCGGCAACGTCCGCGACCTGCTCGACTACGCCGCAGGGGGAGTGGAGCGGCTCACCGGACGGCAGATCCCGGTCGCCGGCGGACTCGACGTGACGATCCTCGAACCGCTGGGCGTGGTCGGCGTCATCGCCCCCTGGAACTTCCCGATGCCCATCGCCGCCTGGGGGACCGCACCGGCGCTGGCCGCGGGCAACGCGGTGCTCCTCAAGCCCGCCGAGACCACCCCGCTGACCGCGCTCCGCCTGGCCGAACTCGCCCTGGAGGCGGGCCTTCCCGAGGGACTCTTCCAGGTCCTGCCGGGGCACGGGCCGGTCGCGGGCGACGCCCTTGTCCGTCACCCGGGCGTCGCGAAGATCGTCTTCACCGGCTCGACGGCCGTGGGCCGGCGGGTGGCCGCCGAGGGCGCCGCCCGCCTCAAGCCCGTCACCCTCGAACTCGGCGGCAAGAGCCCCAACATCGTCTTCGCCGACGCCGACCTGGAGGCCGCCGCGGCCGCCACCCCCATGTCCTTCCTGGACAACTCCGGCCAGGACTGCTGCGCCCGCACCCGCATCCTCGTGCAGCGCACCGTGTACGACCGCTTCCTCGCCCTCCTGGCCCCCGCGATCGAGTCCGTCCGCGTCGGCGACCCGGCCGACGAGGGCACCGACATGGGCCCGCTGATCTCCCGCGCCCAACTGGACCGCGTCCGCTCCTACGTCCCCGACGACGCCGACGCCATCCGCGGCAAGACCCCCGGGGACGGGCCCGGCTTCTGGTTCCCGCCCACCGTCCTCACCGGCGTGGACGCGCACGCGCGCGTGGCCGTCGAGGAGGTCTTCGGCCCCGTCGCCGTGGTCCTGCCCTTCGAGGACGAGGCCGACGCGGTCCGCCTGGCCAACGCCACCGACTACGGCCTCTCCGGCTCGCTGTGGACCCGGGACGTCGGGCGCGCCCTGCGGGTGTCGAGCGCGGTGCGGGCCGGGAACCTGTCGGTCAACTCCCACTCCAGCGTGCGCTACTGGACCCCGTTCGGCGGCTTCAAGCAGTCCGGTCTCGGCCGCGAACTCGGCCCCGACGCGCTCACCGCCTTCACCGAGACCAAGAACGTCTTCATCAGCACGGAGGCATAG
- a CDS encoding DUF2510 domain-containing protein translates to MTPPPGWYPDPSAPHQERWWDGTAWTEHRRVPGGPAGYGPPTGYGPPEPPPSQTVPLFTGGGPGQRGPAGGGGRARAIALTTAAAVLVAAVVTGVFLLGEDDGGAPEARTPQVTATTDVPAPTSTPPSPAPAASESAADDPAVVEDPLNGITFPLPDGWVRPRYIAEDDVMMTTDGTYDCPGDGGVCRHGLVISRTVTGSTESSPKALAEQDIEDAAEDAYDRDPVGGKPFGGIESHEQVGAGPVAVAGRAGYYVRWRVTTAKGPGGHVQSLVFPSTVGTESPILVRYVFDAGEEGPPLDLMDEITDGIRPVGDADTGGGVGSGIGPSD, encoded by the coding sequence ATGACGCCGCCGCCCGGCTGGTACCCCGATCCGTCGGCCCCGCACCAGGAACGCTGGTGGGACGGCACGGCCTGGACGGAGCACCGTCGCGTGCCCGGGGGCCCCGCCGGGTACGGGCCCCCCACCGGGTACGGGCCCCCAGAGCCGCCGCCCTCGCAGACCGTGCCGCTGTTCACCGGTGGCGGCCCCGGACAGCGCGGGCCGGCGGGCGGCGGCGGGCGGGCCAGGGCGATCGCCCTCACCACCGCCGCGGCGGTCCTGGTCGCGGCGGTCGTGACCGGTGTGTTCCTCCTCGGTGAGGACGACGGTGGCGCACCCGAGGCGCGGACCCCGCAGGTCACGGCCACCACCGACGTCCCGGCGCCGACGAGTACGCCACCGTCCCCCGCACCGGCCGCTTCCGAATCCGCCGCCGACGACCCGGCCGTGGTCGAGGACCCGCTCAACGGCATCACCTTCCCGCTGCCGGACGGCTGGGTGCGTCCCCGGTACATCGCCGAGGACGACGTCATGATGACCACGGACGGCACCTACGACTGCCCCGGCGACGGCGGCGTCTGCCGGCACGGCCTGGTCATCTCGCGCACCGTCACCGGCAGCACCGAGTCCTCCCCGAAGGCCCTCGCCGAACAGGACATCGAGGACGCGGCCGAGGACGCCTACGACCGCGATCCGGTCGGCGGCAAACCCTTCGGCGGCATCGAGTCCCACGAGCAGGTCGGGGCCGGGCCGGTCGCGGTCGCCGGACGCGCCGGGTACTACGTGCGCTGGCGGGTGACGACGGCCAAGGGCCCCGGCGGCCACGTGCAGTCGCTGGTCTTCCCCTCCACCGTCGGCACCGAGTCCCCGATCCTCGTCCGCTACGTCTTCGACGCGGGCGAGGAGGGACCGCCGCTCGACCTGATGGACGAGATCACCGACGGCATCCGACCCGTCGGCGACGCGGACACGGGCGGCGGCGTGGGCAGCGGCATCGGCCCGTCCGACTGA
- a CDS encoding DUF1844 domain-containing protein, whose protein sequence is MSETPAESSANPDFDAMARDIAEVPAVEVIVTVAVNLMSAAAVKLGLTEEGEAHKDLDEARKLVHALAGLLDATATEISSFHAAPLRDGLKSLQLAFREASLVPDEPGQGPGEKYTGPVYS, encoded by the coding sequence ATGAGTGAGACCCCTGCCGAATCCTCGGCGAACCCCGACTTCGACGCCATGGCCCGCGACATCGCCGAGGTACCGGCGGTCGAGGTGATCGTGACGGTCGCCGTCAACCTGATGAGCGCCGCCGCCGTGAAGCTCGGACTGACCGAGGAGGGCGAGGCGCACAAGGACCTGGACGAGGCCCGCAAGCTGGTGCACGCGCTGGCCGGTCTGCTGGACGCGACGGCGACCGAGATCAGCTCGTTCCACGCGGCGCCGCTGCGCGACGGTCTGAAGTCGCTCCAGCTGGCCTTCCGCGAGGCGTCGCTGGTCCCGGACGAGCCGGGCCAGGGTCCGGGCGAGAAGTACACGGGCCCGGTCTACAGCTGA